A single genomic interval of Chitinophaga sp. 180180018-3 harbors:
- a CDS encoding glycoside hydrolase family 88 protein: MMKKYTSTLLFVLLVVSSGMAQSAVEVLHPVDKIKKIGDKLIRETPFAYQLVFPARHQRFSGLSFVDFGKTLGKGKEAVAYAYTQLTVLRDTGFTIEIAHNDACRIWCNGKLVYEKNSNRDIAIARDERSMAMTDSFRVQLRKGNNDLLIKSATSGKEWCVFLQPPSEHDAVSNVTREYPEIGLKGVKYVDSSVAALSNWLICGPFTPGIGTIQMPEKEFRFGAMYAGLLAPVTWTVPKPEVLGDVIGARAWGTTYQWNYHNGGVAWAMEQLSELTGEKQYNQWAVNFCDFQMNGMPFVDYQVNNLRAYNSANAMVINSRLLDFTLAPSMPLIYRLRKEKDFRNKSIYKTYIDKMMDYARSGQIRSPGYTNYTRTTPEEYTVWVDDMFMGIPFLMQAGLYTSDPEQRKLFFDDAASQILDFTKHVWDKDARLFMHANYSRRPQVKLPYWSRANGWGIWAMTEVLMALPPDHPKYKAILHLYQDFANSLIRYQSWDGYWHNVINRDDSPVEVSGTAIFTMAMARGVRLGWLDRKKFTPIVEKGWRAIAAEIEDDGTVHKICVGTMCSEDVNYYMTRPFYDNDTHGSFAVIFAGIEVQKMLDQYRKK; encoded by the coding sequence ATGATGAAGAAATATACAAGTACGCTATTGTTTGTTCTTTTGGTGGTGAGCAGTGGCATGGCGCAGTCGGCTGTAGAAGTCCTGCATCCCGTTGATAAGATAAAAAAGATAGGAGATAAACTGATACGTGAAACGCCATTTGCCTATCAGCTGGTGTTTCCGGCGCGTCATCAACGTTTCAGTGGTTTGAGCTTTGTTGATTTTGGGAAAACATTGGGTAAAGGAAAAGAAGCCGTGGCCTATGCCTATACACAATTAACCGTATTGAGAGATACAGGTTTTACTATTGAAATAGCACATAATGATGCCTGCAGGATTTGGTGCAATGGAAAGCTGGTTTATGAAAAAAATAGTAACAGGGATATTGCTATAGCAAGAGATGAAAGGAGTATGGCGATGACAGATTCCTTTCGCGTGCAATTGAGAAAAGGGAACAATGATTTGCTGATAAAGTCGGCCACCAGCGGAAAAGAATGGTGTGTATTCCTGCAGCCGCCCAGTGAGCATGATGCTGTATCGAATGTAACGCGGGAGTATCCTGAAATTGGGTTAAAAGGAGTAAAGTATGTAGACAGTAGTGTGGCTGCTTTGAGTAACTGGCTTATCTGCGGGCCTTTTACGCCGGGGATAGGTACCATACAAATGCCGGAGAAAGAGTTCCGGTTTGGTGCTATGTATGCGGGGCTTTTGGCGCCGGTAACCTGGACGGTTCCTAAGCCGGAGGTATTGGGAGATGTGATAGGCGCCCGGGCGTGGGGAACTACCTATCAATGGAATTATCATAATGGGGGAGTGGCATGGGCGATGGAGCAGCTGAGTGAACTGACTGGCGAAAAGCAATACAATCAATGGGCGGTGAATTTCTGTGATTTCCAGATGAACGGGATGCCTTTCGTAGACTACCAGGTAAATAACCTTAGAGCCTATAATTCAGCTAATGCAATGGTCATCAATTCCAGGTTGCTGGATTTTACATTAGCCCCTTCTATGCCCCTGATCTATCGGCTGCGTAAAGAGAAGGATTTCAGGAATAAATCCATCTATAAAACATATATTGATAAAATGATGGACTATGCCCGGTCAGGACAGATAAGAAGCCCGGGCTACACCAACTATACCCGTACTACGCCGGAAGAATATACCGTATGGGTAGATGATATGTTTATGGGTATTCCTTTTCTAATGCAGGCAGGGCTTTATACCAGCGACCCGGAACAACGGAAACTGTTTTTTGATGATGCTGCCAGTCAGATACTGGATTTTACCAAACATGTATGGGATAAGGATGCACGGCTTTTCATGCATGCCAACTATTCCCGCCGGCCACAGGTGAAATTACCTTATTGGTCGCGCGCTAACGGTTGGGGCATCTGGGCAATGACAGAAGTATTGATGGCATTGCCGCCCGATCATCCAAAATATAAAGCAATTCTGCACCTCTACCAGGATTTTGCTAACTCATTAATCCGTTATCAAAGCTGGGATGGTTATTGGCATAACGTCATCAACCGCGATGATTCTCCCGTAGAAGTTTCCGGTACCGCCATATTCACCATGGCGATGGCAAGAGGTGTGAGACTAGGGTGGTTAGATAGGAAAAAATTTACTCCCATTGTAGAAAAAGGATGGAGAGCGATCGCCGCTGAAATAGAAGACGATGGCACTGTGCATAAGATATGTGTTGGTACGATGTGCTCCGAAGATGTGAACTATTACATGACAAGACCATTTTATGACAACGACACACATGGATCTTTTGCCGTCATCTTCGCAGGTATTGAAGTACAGAAAATGTTGGATCAGTACAGGAAAAAATGA
- a CDS encoding NPCBM/NEW2 domain-containing protein, which translates to MRTMIVAILLATLFSGYKPATHVVWLDQLDLSNVDQSAGKAMANQSMWRTPLLIAGERFDRGVGTHAESVFRIALDGKTISFKARAGLDDSPPEYEAKQASAEFIVIGDGRILWRSGIMHAKEKAKQVAVSTKGIRSLILSVDHTGDGTVGDRADWVEACFDVAGTDPVSIKRVREKAYITTPAPSKNPVINAPYVYGARAGNPFLFTVPVSGERPVTIKAIGLPEGLAIDSKTGIITGQPGKNGTYKVVVTAQNSYGTDTKELVITIGEKVALTPPMGWNSWNVFGADINDRKIREMADAMVDLGLINYGYAYINIDDGWQGQRGGKFNAIMPNANFPDMKALVDYVHSKGIRIGIYSSPWVQTYAGFIGGGADTRDGKVMNPSRRYGVFSFVKNDVEQWAEWGFDYVKYDWVTNDIAHTAELTYLLRQSGRDIVYSISNAAPFELAEDWSRLTNARRTTGDIHDSWCSMTTIGFLQDKWQPYARPGSWNDPDMLVVGKVGWGKDIHATNLSPDEQYTHVTLWSILAAPLLIGCDLKQVDSFTLRLLTNNEVIAVDQDPAGIQGKRIVADRDKKIEIWAKQLSDGAIAVGLFNLSDNRQELTVQWNQLAIKGPQKIRNLWLQREEGVANNSYSSQVPSHGVLFLKMKPAG; encoded by the coding sequence ATGCGTACGATGATAGTGGCCATCCTGCTGGCTACCCTCTTTTCGGGTTATAAACCTGCCACTCATGTGGTATGGCTGGATCAGCTGGATTTATCTAATGTAGATCAGTCGGCAGGGAAAGCTATGGCTAACCAGTCGATGTGGAGAACTCCCCTGTTGATTGCAGGGGAGCGATTCGACAGAGGGGTGGGCACACATGCTGAAAGTGTATTCAGGATTGCACTCGACGGAAAAACCATTTCATTCAAAGCCCGTGCAGGCCTCGACGACTCCCCGCCGGAATATGAAGCCAAACAGGCCAGCGCCGAATTTATTGTTATAGGAGATGGCCGTATCCTCTGGAGGAGCGGTATCATGCATGCAAAAGAAAAGGCCAAACAGGTGGCTGTATCCACAAAGGGCATCCGGTCACTGATTTTATCTGTAGATCACACCGGCGACGGCACCGTGGGAGACCGCGCCGATTGGGTAGAAGCCTGTTTTGATGTAGCAGGCACTGATCCGGTTTCAATAAAGCGGGTAAGAGAGAAAGCCTATATAACAACACCCGCTCCGTCAAAAAATCCTGTCATCAATGCACCGTACGTTTATGGCGCCCGTGCTGGAAATCCTTTCCTGTTCACCGTTCCGGTATCCGGCGAACGGCCTGTTACCATAAAGGCCATCGGCTTGCCTGAAGGACTAGCCATAGACAGCAAAACCGGCATTATCACAGGACAACCCGGGAAGAACGGAACATATAAGGTGGTGGTTACCGCGCAAAACAGCTATGGAACTGATACGAAAGAACTGGTGATAACCATTGGTGAGAAAGTCGCACTTACGCCACCGATGGGATGGAACAGCTGGAATGTGTTTGGTGCCGACATTAATGACAGGAAGATAAGAGAGATGGCGGATGCCATGGTGGATCTTGGATTGATCAATTACGGATATGCCTATATTAATATTGACGATGGGTGGCAGGGGCAGCGAGGGGGAAAGTTCAATGCCATTATGCCAAATGCCAACTTCCCTGATATGAAGGCATTGGTAGATTATGTGCACAGCAAGGGAATCAGGATTGGTATTTACTCGTCGCCCTGGGTACAAACCTATGCCGGTTTTATTGGCGGAGGAGCTGATACCCGCGATGGAAAAGTGATGAATCCATCCCGCAGGTATGGTGTCTTCTCTTTTGTGAAAAATGATGTGGAGCAATGGGCGGAATGGGGTTTTGATTACGTGAAATATGATTGGGTGACCAATGATATTGCACACACGGCAGAGCTCACGTACCTGCTGCGTCAGTCAGGAAGGGATATTGTGTACAGCATCTCCAATGCGGCTCCATTTGAGCTGGCGGAAGACTGGAGCCGTTTGACCAATGCCAGGCGTACCACCGGCGATATTCATGACTCGTGGTGCAGTATGACCACGATCGGATTCCTGCAGGATAAATGGCAACCATATGCCAGGCCCGGAAGCTGGAACGATCCTGATATGCTGGTGGTGGGAAAAGTAGGCTGGGGAAAGGATATTCATGCTACCAACCTGTCGCCTGACGAACAGTATACCCATGTTACACTCTGGAGCATATTGGCAGCGCCGTTATTGATCGGATGCGATTTAAAGCAGGTAGACTCCTTCACATTACGCCTGCTAACGAATAATGAAGTGATTGCTGTAGATCAGGATCCTGCTGGTATACAGGGGAAAAGGATTGTTGCTGACAGGGATAAGAAAATTGAAATCTGGGCTAAGCAATTAAGCGATGGTGCTATCGCTGTAGGGTTGTTTAATCTGTCGGATAACAGGCAGGAGTTGACTGTTCAATGGAATCAGCTGGCTATAAAGGGCCCGCAGAAAATACGGAATCTATGGCTGCAAAGGGAGGAAGGGGTAGCTAACAATAGCTATTCATCCCAGGTGCCCTCTCACGGCGTGTTGTTTTTAAAAATGAAACCAGCCGGCTAA
- a CDS encoding RagB/SusD family nutrient uptake outer membrane protein produces MKLNIIKLSFILGLSISLLGCKKNFVDESKPNNVLNPDIFPETMAQVDYFLNSPYANVHSVELFGFTNLGRFFYNIDHTGDVAWLGTSDWNELQTLHINAANGYAGAQWRGLYRGVQQARTFIDQIVPNFRQRKGSSLSAADTLALRYKLGEAYYLRAWHYFFLMNLYAQEVVVKGNGDNQNPGVILFTSDIRIGDRLDEMRRRSTVKQCWDYIIADLKNSTALLTDPSGTKKTWAGADKGRIDYYAAEALLGRALMYEERWAEARDIFLDIVQHAGKSLMSFPDYYNMWNGNPQYAYTENNNTEALHQITIVRSGDNAMAGPSTASAVSLIFTPFYDNGAPGGATPGYGNMFMHDRNLGRFGFPQNYYPVMKNLGTPGRTVEASYVDSCMHMKTLKRYAVDPDPRLWVCAYQPWVDSVMNNTAKVAVLPYGAGTETEYQLNTPQSAGVIKHGWSLRKFNLYDVQASQNPRMHGADFYFTRLPEVYLNLAECYWKLSGNNNDPQALDYLNRVHRRAWDFPGQSNVDYTIIASSSKITKAALHPNGTDAAFQDQLALNALYYEMWAETFGEAKWWFNVRRWALGANEAKVYEKSRAGAITWNTDNQYALPIYQTELDRNINCVQNKGY; encoded by the coding sequence ATGAAACTCAACATAATAAAGCTTTCCTTCATCCTTGGTTTAAGTATATCGCTGCTGGGATGTAAGAAGAATTTTGTAGATGAATCCAAGCCAAACAACGTATTAAATCCTGATATCTTTCCGGAGACGATGGCCCAGGTAGATTACTTTCTTAATTCTCCCTACGCCAATGTCCACAGCGTTGAGCTGTTTGGCTTTACCAACCTGGGAAGGTTCTTTTATAATATAGATCATACGGGAGATGTGGCCTGGCTGGGAACCAGCGACTGGAACGAATTACAGACGCTTCATATAAATGCAGCAAATGGTTATGCCGGCGCTCAGTGGCGCGGATTGTACAGAGGTGTACAACAGGCCAGAACATTTATCGACCAGATTGTTCCCAACTTCAGGCAAAGGAAGGGCAGTAGTTTGTCGGCCGCCGATACGCTGGCATTAAGATACAAACTGGGAGAAGCATATTATCTGCGCGCATGGCATTACTTCTTCCTGATGAACTTATATGCACAGGAGGTAGTGGTGAAAGGAAATGGGGACAATCAAAACCCCGGCGTTATTCTGTTCACCTCAGACATCAGGATTGGCGACCGGCTGGATGAAATGCGCCGGCGTAGCACTGTAAAGCAATGCTGGGATTATATCATCGCTGATCTGAAAAACTCGACAGCACTTTTAACAGATCCTTCAGGTACTAAGAAAACCTGGGCAGGTGCCGATAAAGGCCGTATTGATTATTATGCTGCTGAAGCCTTACTGGGGCGAGCCCTGATGTACGAAGAACGTTGGGCCGAAGCCCGCGATATATTCCTGGATATTGTGCAGCATGCGGGAAAATCGTTAATGAGTTTTCCGGATTATTACAATATGTGGAATGGTAATCCTCAATATGCTTACACAGAAAATAACAATACAGAAGCGTTGCATCAGATTACGATCGTCAGATCCGGCGATAATGCAATGGCAGGACCATCGACAGCTTCCGCAGTGAGCCTGATTTTTACGCCGTTTTACGACAATGGTGCGCCTGGCGGAGCAACTCCGGGTTACGGCAATATGTTTATGCACGACCGGAATCTTGGTCGTTTTGGATTTCCGCAGAATTATTATCCTGTGATGAAAAACCTGGGTACTCCTGGCCGTACTGTGGAAGCTTCCTATGTTGATTCATGTATGCATATGAAAACGCTGAAGCGCTATGCCGTAGATCCTGATCCACGTTTATGGGTGTGTGCTTATCAGCCCTGGGTAGATTCTGTTATGAACAATACCGCGAAAGTGGCTGTCTTGCCCTATGGTGCAGGCACCGAAACAGAATATCAACTGAACACACCGCAGAGTGCAGGTGTTATCAAACATGGATGGAGCCTCCGGAAATTCAATTTGTATGATGTGCAGGCAAGTCAGAATCCTCGAATGCATGGCGCAGATTTTTATTTTACCCGTTTGCCTGAAGTTTACCTGAACCTGGCAGAATGTTATTGGAAATTGAGCGGCAATAATAATGATCCTCAGGCGTTAGATTACCTTAACAGGGTACACCGCAGGGCCTGGGATTTTCCGGGTCAATCCAATGTAGATTATACAATTATTGCTTCCAGTTCAAAGATCACCAAAGCGGCACTCCATCCCAATGGTACCGACGCTGCTTTCCAGGACCAGCTGGCTTTAAATGCCCTGTATTATGAAATGTGGGCCGAAACATTCGGGGAAGCAAAATGGTGGTTCAATGTAAGAAGATGGGCCCTGGGAGCTAACGAAGCCAAAGTATATGAGAAAAGCAGGGCCGGTGCTATCACCTGGAATACAGACAACCAGTATGCGCTTCCGATTTATCAGACAGAATTAGACAGGAATATCAATTGCGTTCAGAATAAAGGCTATTAG
- a CDS encoding TonB-dependent receptor, whose protein sequence is MKNINVSCLKRLSLTYGITFPQMKLHSFFSIVLLLLALFARAQESGAQTIVVKGMVVSEQSEPVPGATVIEDGTTNGVATDASGQFSIKLTRSPSSLTIRSVGFTDYNVAVGKGSAALRIVLTSSSKQLQDVVVIGYSAQKKANLLGAVSSINTKDISKMAVTGIGNMLQGRAAGVQVTNASGDPRSTGAIVIRGVGNIRGMSPLYVVDGVPAIGNTGFNLNPRDIENIQVLRDASSAAIYGARAAGGVILVTTRKGSRKERMNVDISLNQGFSQGTYLPKLLGTKDYKKAWAAIVPSATNWDESVNTNWVDYLYRTGKEQNYNVSLSGGGPKQNYYISAGYRRADGIVINSWSERYSLRVNSDYDLGKKIKVGERLNLYSYADNPPVITGNQANAYALPFRSSPMMRPKNDDGSWGGLPSAGNYNGGNWAAYVNTTNRRYNSLEAEGNMYIDVEPITGLHVRATGGGDFVTTMARQFEAKWYVSGQSNQPQDNLRKQSSLIMAYVGNIVASYDKKIGDHEFKLLAGMEGRKSSSDTLAGSIYAVNSAYSVPVISDAFPVGFAESSALSNVPGNTSGRSSEMDYGISRMLSYFGKINYAYKNKYFLEANLRQDISDRFGPNYRKGNFPSAAAGWRLTEEGFLKNRFKALSDLKLRVSYGSLGNDGVGSYVYIPSLANYDKTQFNELPGTGAVSGWGVGRVANPNIHWETVTTSNVGVDVGLLNNKLNLTVDYYIRDTKDMLYQRSLPPSTGMSNGHSSSDSYVLDMNLGKMRNKGLEFTASYQENFGKLGVNVGFNVAFNRNKILSFGGESLPIDAGSAGEYWSGIVTRTQLNSPISQFYGFKTKGLIPDQKTMDELNAKAQAGGNAYWNVAGSGPGDIWYEDLNGDGVINDKDRTIIGNPLPKMTYGFNIGLTYRNFDLACFFNGVYGNDVYNGMSGYYNSIYNDFNTTSKVFNSSFMYGNGLTGQPRWGYLSNNAFQYDPNGNYKRISDYHIQKGSFLRLQNLQIGYNLPEKMLNRLKIRQLRVYYSGQNLFLITKVKNVDPEVGFAGANSGALAQGIISAEVYPKTRIHSFGIEFGF, encoded by the coding sequence ATGAAAAACATAAATGTGAGCTGTTTAAAACGGCTGTCACTCACTTATGGAATTACTTTTCCACAAATGAAACTGCACTCATTCTTTAGTATTGTATTGCTCCTGTTGGCACTTTTTGCCAGGGCGCAGGAGTCCGGGGCACAAACCATTGTCGTAAAAGGAATGGTTGTTTCCGAGCAAAGCGAACCAGTTCCTGGCGCCACGGTAATTGAAGATGGCACCACAAACGGAGTAGCCACCGACGCCAGTGGACAGTTTTCCATTAAACTAACCAGGTCTCCATCCAGCCTGACCATCCGCAGCGTAGGATTTACAGATTATAATGTTGCCGTTGGGAAGGGCAGTGCTGCGCTCAGGATAGTATTAACCTCCTCATCAAAGCAGCTGCAGGATGTAGTGGTGATCGGGTATAGCGCGCAGAAAAAGGCCAACCTCTTAGGTGCGGTGTCATCCATCAACACAAAGGACATCTCTAAAATGGCGGTTACCGGTATTGGTAACATGCTACAGGGGCGCGCAGCCGGTGTGCAGGTAACCAACGCCAGTGGTGATCCGCGGTCAACCGGAGCTATTGTAATCCGGGGAGTGGGAAATATCCGCGGTATGTCGCCACTGTATGTTGTTGATGGCGTACCCGCCATTGGTAATACCGGTTTTAATTTGAATCCGCGGGATATTGAAAATATTCAGGTGCTCCGCGATGCCTCCTCTGCCGCTATCTATGGAGCCCGTGCTGCAGGTGGGGTGATTCTTGTTACCACCAGGAAAGGTTCCCGGAAAGAAAGAATGAATGTGGATATTTCGTTGAATCAGGGGTTCAGTCAAGGTACCTATCTCCCTAAATTATTAGGAACAAAAGATTATAAAAAAGCCTGGGCAGCCATTGTTCCATCAGCTACCAATTGGGATGAATCAGTAAATACCAACTGGGTCGATTATTTGTATCGTACCGGAAAGGAACAGAACTATAACGTTTCACTCAGCGGCGGCGGCCCTAAGCAGAACTATTATATCTCTGCCGGCTACAGGCGTGCGGATGGTATTGTGATTAATTCCTGGTCGGAGCGATACAGCTTACGGGTCAACAGCGATTACGACCTGGGTAAGAAAATAAAGGTGGGCGAAAGGCTGAACCTGTATTCATATGCCGATAACCCGCCGGTGATAACCGGTAACCAGGCAAATGCCTATGCGTTGCCTTTCCGATCTTCTCCGATGATGCGGCCAAAGAATGACGATGGCTCCTGGGGAGGACTGCCATCAGCCGGTAATTACAACGGAGGTAACTGGGCCGCCTATGTGAATACCACCAACAGAAGATACAATTCACTGGAAGCGGAGGGTAATATGTACATAGATGTTGAACCGATCACGGGTCTGCATGTACGCGCTACCGGCGGAGGTGACTTCGTAACCACCATGGCCCGTCAATTTGAGGCGAAGTGGTATGTATCAGGCCAATCTAATCAGCCGCAGGATAATCTACGGAAGCAAAGCAGCTTAATAATGGCTTATGTAGGGAACATCGTTGCATCGTACGACAAAAAGATCGGTGACCATGAGTTTAAATTGCTGGCTGGGATGGAAGGAAGAAAATCATCTTCAGATACATTAGCCGGATCGATCTATGCCGTTAATTCTGCCTATTCTGTACCGGTTATTTCTGATGCCTTTCCGGTGGGCTTTGCTGAATCCTCCGCGTTGAGCAATGTACCCGGCAATACCAGCGGACGCTCGTCTGAGATGGATTATGGCATTTCACGTATGCTCAGCTATTTTGGAAAGATTAACTATGCCTATAAGAATAAATATTTTCTGGAAGCCAACCTTCGCCAGGATATAAGCGACCGTTTTGGACCAAATTACCGGAAAGGAAATTTCCCCTCTGCAGCAGCGGGCTGGAGACTGACCGAAGAAGGATTTCTGAAGAACAGGTTCAAAGCCTTATCAGATCTTAAACTGAGAGTTTCATATGGAAGTTTGGGTAACGACGGCGTAGGCAGTTATGTTTATATTCCATCACTCGCCAACTACGACAAAACCCAATTCAATGAGTTACCCGGAACCGGCGCTGTGAGCGGTTGGGGAGTAGGGCGTGTAGCCAATCCCAACATTCACTGGGAAACCGTTACCACCTCCAATGTGGGCGTAGACGTTGGCCTGCTTAATAATAAATTGAACCTGACGGTGGATTATTACATCCGGGATACCAAAGACATGCTGTATCAGCGCAGCCTGCCCCCCAGCACCGGCATGAGCAACGGGCACTCTTCTTCAGACTCCTATGTGCTGGATATGAATCTGGGAAAAATGAGAAACAAAGGACTGGAATTCACCGCCAGCTACCAGGAAAATTTTGGAAAGCTCGGTGTAAATGTTGGATTTAATGTTGCCTTCAATCGCAATAAAATATTGTCATTCGGCGGAGAAAGTTTGCCTATAGACGCCGGTTCCGCAGGGGAATACTGGTCTGGTATCGTTACCCGTACACAGCTGAATTCACCCATTTCCCAGTTCTATGGATTTAAAACAAAAGGCCTGATACCGGACCAGAAAACAATGGATGAACTGAATGCCAAAGCACAGGCAGGTGGTAATGCCTATTGGAATGTAGCCGGATCAGGGCCCGGTGATATTTGGTATGAAGATCTGAATGGAGATGGGGTGATCAATGATAAAGACAGAACTATCATTGGTAATCCGTTGCCGAAAATGACCTACGGATTTAATATCGGTCTTACTTACCGGAATTTTGACCTGGCGTGCTTCTTCAATGGTGTGTATGGCAACGATGTTTACAATGGTATGAGTGGATACTATAATAGTATTTATAACGACTTCAACACAACATCAAAGGTATTCAACAGTTCCTTCATGTATGGTAATGGCCTTACCGGGCAACCCAGATGGGGATACCTGAGTAATAATGCGTTTCAGTATGATCCCAATGGAAACTATAAGCGAATCTCCGACTATCACATACAGAAAGGATCCTTCCTGCGACTGCAGAATTTACAGATTGGTTACAACCTGCCTGAAAAGATGTTAAACCGCCTGAAAATAAGGCAGCTCAGGGTTTATTACAGTGGTCAGAATTTATTTTTGATAACGAAAGTAAAGAATGTAGATCCTGAAGTTGGTTTTGCCGGCGCCAATTCAGGTGCACTTGCACAGGGGATTATTTCAGCAGAAGTATATCCTAAAACCAGGATTCATTCATTCGGCATTGAATTCGGATTCTAA